The following proteins come from a genomic window of Pedobacter faecalis:
- a CDS encoding glycoside hydrolase family 31 protein → MEEQTEVGKEIFNQKISDSTGDEVVQHLNNPVAGAEAIVKKYLDSVKKVWQDGNRYIFGDGSAKVEIRIVSDEIIRIRLAPHGVFLDDFSYAVPVVDQKVTTFRLEEFPEHFDISTNTVVCRVRKDDFLISFLDKQTQVVMSQDVSPMHWEENADFGGYYVYATKKCLTEENFFGLGDKSGNMNLRGRHFQNWNTDAYSFGWDQDPLYRTIPFYIGVHDKSAYGIFFDNTFRSYFDFGREDAEKTSFWADGGELQYYYMHGPHFMDVVKRYQSLTGTHPMPPKWALGYHQCRWSYYPESKVKEIAEGFRSRSIPCDAIYLDIDYMDGYRCFTWNKSHFPDPKRMIKELTTDGFKTVVMIDPGIKVDDNYWVFKEGKENNYFCRRSDDYFMEGHVWPGRCQFPDFTNPTVREWWGGLYKELVEIGVAGVWNDMNEPAVFGSGTFPNDVRHNYDGYRGSHRKAHNVYGMQMVRSTYDGLKKLMRNKRPFTITRAGYSGMQRYGCVWTGDNVATWEHLKIGNIQCQRMSISGVPFCGTDIGGFSGEPDPELFTRWIQLGTFSPFMRAHSAGDTAEREPWSFGEPYTSINRTYIELRYRLLPYLYSVFWEHHRYGFPILRPLVMLEQENESMSFRQDEFTFGDKILVCPVLEQGAASRRVYLPKGNWFNFWTHEVLQGESEHLIETPLDHMPLFVRSGSVIPEYPVMQYVGEQEVTEVLLNIYYADYEVNSFLYEDHGDTFAYEQDIYSEKKFAVKGSSSGLIIEQSREGLYTPNYEWYSYNVVGLPFSVVRITVDDKEVTDYSIDDRNCLHFKSNKNFTTIKIYS, encoded by the coding sequence CGTAAAAAAGTATCTGGACTCAGTTAAAAAGGTTTGGCAGGATGGTAACAGATACATTTTTGGTGATGGCAGCGCCAAGGTAGAGATCAGAATAGTGAGCGATGAGATCATTCGTATACGGCTTGCTCCGCATGGCGTGTTCCTCGATGATTTCTCATACGCCGTGCCGGTGGTCGACCAGAAAGTAACTACATTCCGACTGGAGGAATTCCCTGAGCACTTTGATATATCTACGAATACGGTCGTTTGCCGTGTGCGCAAAGACGATTTTTTGATCTCATTTCTGGATAAGCAAACGCAGGTAGTAATGAGTCAGGATGTATCTCCTATGCACTGGGAGGAGAATGCAGACTTTGGTGGCTATTATGTATACGCCACAAAAAAATGTCTCACGGAGGAGAACTTTTTCGGATTGGGCGACAAATCGGGCAATATGAACCTGCGTGGCAGGCATTTTCAAAACTGGAATACAGACGCATATTCCTTTGGCTGGGATCAGGACCCGTTGTATCGCACCATTCCGTTTTATATTGGCGTACACGATAAATCCGCCTACGGAATTTTCTTCGATAACACCTTTCGCTCGTATTTCGACTTCGGCAGGGAAGATGCCGAGAAGACAAGTTTCTGGGCCGACGGCGGGGAGCTGCAATATTACTATATGCATGGGCCGCATTTTATGGATGTGGTGAAGCGTTACCAGAGCTTAACGGGCACCCATCCAATGCCTCCAAAATGGGCTTTGGGATACCACCAATGCCGCTGGAGCTATTATCCCGAGAGCAAGGTGAAGGAGATCGCCGAGGGATTCAGGTCCAGGAGTATTCCTTGTGACGCGATATACCTGGATATCGACTATATGGATGGTTACCGTTGTTTTACCTGGAATAAAAGTCATTTCCCGGACCCGAAACGGATGATCAAGGAACTGACCACCGATGGTTTCAAAACGGTGGTGATGATAGATCCGGGAATTAAAGTAGACGATAATTACTGGGTGTTTAAAGAAGGAAAGGAAAACAACTACTTCTGTCGCCGTAGTGACGACTATTTTATGGAAGGGCACGTATGGCCGGGCCGTTGCCAGTTTCCGGATTTCACGAACCCAACCGTTAGAGAATGGTGGGGCGGTTTGTATAAGGAGCTTGTAGAAATTGGTGTTGCCGGTGTATGGAATGACATGAATGAGCCTGCAGTATTTGGTTCAGGTACATTCCCGAACGATGTACGTCACAATTACGACGGCTACCGAGGCTCACATCGCAAGGCACATAACGTTTACGGAATGCAAATGGTGCGTTCAACGTACGATGGCTTAAAGAAACTGATGCGCAACAAGAGGCCCTTTACCATTACCCGCGCGGGCTACTCCGGCATGCAGCGTTATGGCTGTGTATGGACCGGCGATAATGTGGCTACCTGGGAACACCTCAAGATTGGGAACATACAGTGTCAGCGGATGTCGATCTCAGGCGTGCCTTTCTGTGGAACCGATATCGGGGGCTTTAGTGGTGAGCCTGATCCGGAATTGTTTACCCGATGGATTCAGCTTGGAACGTTTTCTCCTTTTATGCGTGCACATTCGGCCGGAGATACCGCCGAAAGGGAACCATGGAGTTTCGGTGAACCCTATACGAGCATAAACCGTACCTACATTGAGCTCCGGTACCGCCTGTTGCCTTACCTGTATTCGGTATTTTGGGAGCATCACCGTTATGGATTCCCTATTCTTCGTCCGCTGGTTATGTTAGAGCAGGAGAATGAAAGTATGAGTTTCCGTCAGGATGAGTTTACCTTTGGCGACAAGATACTGGTATGCCCGGTTCTGGAACAGGGCGCTGCCTCACGAAGGGTCTACTTGCCTAAAGGTAACTGGTTTAACTTCTGGACACACGAGGTGCTGCAGGGCGAGAGCGAGCACCTGATCGAAACGCCGCTGGATCATATGCCGTTGTTTGTCCGCTCAGGTTCAGTTATTCCGGAGTACCCTGTAATGCAATACGTGGGCGAGCAGGAAGTAACGGAAGTATTACTGAATATTTATTATGCAGACTATGAAGTAAATTCTTTCCTTTACGAGGATCATGGCGACACATTTGCGTATGAGCAGGATATATACTCGGAAAAGAAGTTTGCCGTAAAAGGCAGCAGCAGTGGCTTGATTATTGAACAAAGCAGGGAAGGCCTGTATACCCCAAATTATGAGTGGTACAGTTATAATGTGGTAGGGTTACCGTTTAGCGTGGTGCGTATTACGGTAGACGATAAGGAAGTAACCGATTACAGCATAGATGACCGCAATTGCCTGCATTTTAAGTCAAATAAGAACTTTACGACAATAAAAATTTACAGCTAA